CGAGAGCAGAACACTCGTCTCGACGAGACCTGCGATTTCGAGACTGTATACGGCCGTAACCGCATAAATGATCCAGGACGATGCGGCCCCCAGAAGGGAGATGACATCCGAGTTGAGGTTCCGGGCCGTCCGCTCCAAGCTCGTGCCCTCGACGGCCTCGTCGACGCCCAGCCGATCCAGGATCTTTCGATTGAGTCGCCCAACGAGATACCCCGCGAACACCCCGAGAATCAGCACGGTAACGGCCAGTAGATACCGCATCTCGACGCCGGTACCGACGAACCACTCGGCCATTCAGTACTCCTCCGGATCTAGCTCCAGGATCAGATCGCCGCCCTTGAACGCCCGGACCATCCCGTCACTCTCGCTCAAGACGACCGCCACGGCCCCGGTGTCCCGCGTGATGGCACCCGCCGCCATGTGACGGGCGCCCAGTCCCTTCGGGATGTCCACGCCCTCCGCGGAAGGTTCGAGATACCGGTACGCGGAGACGATCTTGCCGGAGTCCGAGATGACGAAGGCGCCGTCGAGCCGTGAGAACTCCTTGAGCATCACGTTCACGATCGGGTCCCCGACATGGACGTGGGACTTCTCGAAGGGGTTGTAGGAGAGGGGCCGGGATTTGTTCATCACGTTGCCGGCGTCACCGACCACGAACAGCGCACCGACCGGTTTACCCTTCTGGCCTTTCTTCCCGAGTTCGATCGCCACGTCGAAGGTGTCCCGAATCACGTCCGCGTCGGCCCGGGATTCGGTAAACAGGTCGTAAATTCCGTGGGTGCCACTCTGAACGCGCACGCGAGCGACCATGTCCCGTTCGTCGCTGAACAGGCTGAGCACGGCCGCCACCTCGTCGCCCGGTTCGACGATCTCCTGGTCTGTCGCCCCCTCCAGCGCGAATTTGATGTAATCCCGAACACGGTCAAACTCCAGTGGGACATCGACGTACACCGCCGCGTCGACGTCGTTCTCCGTCCCGACGGCCACGACTGGAATCTCCTCCAGGGACTGGGCCTCCTCGTACTCGGAGGGGGTCGGGGAGAACAGAAAGATGGCGTCGATGTCCGCGATGATGTCGTCCAGCAAGGCACACGGATCGGTCATTAGTAGAAGGGTCTCACGGTGCCCTCAAAACGTTTGTGCGCCCGGGGCCGGGGATGTAGTTTTACGTCACCCGTGAGTACCATGGTCAATGGGCATCGATACCAAATACCTCGGGAAGTGGACGTACTTCGACGGGTCAGACGCACCCGCCGGGGGCCCGGATTTCGTGCTGGCGCACCTTGCTGACCTTCACGGACAGTTGGGCTCATCCCATCAGGTGTACTACGACAACCCCCGTGCTCGCCCACCGATCGATTTCGAGGGGGAAGACAGCGTGATTCGAACGGTTCGTGGACTCCCCACCCATGTATCGAAGCTCGACGCTCTGCGGGCCGAGTACGACACGCTCCTCGCGATGTCCGGAGACACGTTCCACGGTACCGCACCGACGACCTACACGAACGGGCAGATCATGATCGAGCCGATCAACGACCACGTCAGGCCGGACGTGTACGTGCCCGGCAACTGGGACTTCGGTCACGAAGGAGCAACAGATGGCTCCGCGCTGGAACTGTTCGACGCCCTTGACGCGCCGACACTCGCCGCGAACCTCACAGATGCGGGCGGCGGCCAGTTGTCCGACGGCTACCGCCTGGTGGAGGTGGGCGGCGTGACCGTCGGCGTCGTGGGCATGACCAATCCCTACATCGACCGCATGGCTCCGGCCTTCCACGAGGAAAAGTACGCCTTCGGGAAGGCGCCCTCGCTACTGGACGAGACCGCACGTGCCGCCCGAAAAGCGGGCGCGTCGTTCGTCATAGCCGTTACCGAAATCGGCCTGCCCTGGATCGTGCAGGCAGCAAAGGACTTCGATAGTGTCGATGTGTCTCTCAGCGCTCACACCCACGAGTACACCTACGAGCCGATCGTGATCGACTCGACCGAAACGGTCGTCGTCGAATCCGGCATGAGCGAGGCCCTCGGCCGGATCGACGTTCGGTTCGACGACGGTCGTCCGGCCTTCCGACACGTCCTCTACACGTTCGTGGACGGCCACGAGTACACGCCAGCTCCGGATTCGGCCACGAAAGCGACCGTCGAGCGACTACGGGCACCCTTCTTCGAGTCGAATCCCGAATTCGAGCGCGGCGCCGGCACGCTCGATCGACCGCTCTCGACGGTCGTCGGCGAGACGAAGTCCCCCCTCTCCCGTCAGTCGTTTCTCGAAAGCCCGTGGAACACCCTGTTCAACGACGCGCTGGCCGAGTACCTCGA
This region of Halodesulfurarchaeum sp. HSR-GB genomic DNA includes:
- the dacZ gene encoding diadenylate cyclase DacZ; protein product: MTDPCALLDDIIADIDAIFLFSPTPSEYEEAQSLEEIPVVAVGTENDVDAAVYVDVPLEFDRVRDYIKFALEGATDQEIVEPGDEVAAVLSLFSDERDMVARVRVQSGTHGIYDLFTESRADADVIRDTFDVAIELGKKGQKGKPVGALFVVGDAGNVMNKSRPLSYNPFEKSHVHVGDPIVNVMLKEFSRLDGAFVISDSGKIVSAYRYLEPSAEGVDIPKGLGARHMAAGAITRDTGAVAVVLSESDGMVRAFKGGDLILELDPEEY
- a CDS encoding bifunctional metallophosphatase/5'-nucleotidase, with the translated sequence MGIDTKYLGKWTYFDGSDAPAGGPDFVLAHLADLHGQLGSSHQVYYDNPRARPPIDFEGEDSVIRTVRGLPTHVSKLDALRAEYDTLLAMSGDTFHGTAPTTYTNGQIMIEPINDHVRPDVYVPGNWDFGHEGATDGSALELFDALDAPTLAANLTDAGGGQLSDGYRLVEVGGVTVGVVGMTNPYIDRMAPAFHEEKYAFGKAPSLLDETARAARKAGASFVIAVTEIGLPWIVQAAKDFDSVDVSLSAHTHEYTYEPIVIDSTETVVVESGMSEALGRIDVRFDDGRPAFRHVLYTFVDGHEYTPAPDSATKATVERLRAPFFESNPEFERGAGTLDRPLSTVVGETKSPLSRQSFLESPWNTLFNDALAEYLDADLAISHGNRYGQAIPAGEITLEDIYTFFPVTAPVAAGDAWGQQLWNHVETSLIDNFTPHVYDQEDGRVRAFSGNVELLVDPTAKRGRRLIAFHIDGVPIDLDETYRIATFRRPGAPKRDLGGCNFPFRNVSIEDEIPAAVLTEFLESNSPVEYEVNGRVETAPSGGWVQNTPADGPYPFIQPGVDYGSGQAYVETAMIPQRYDHPKPGPAPGVDR